The following coding sequences lie in one Numida meleagris isolate 19003 breed g44 Domestic line chromosome Z, NumMel1.0, whole genome shotgun sequence genomic window:
- the LOC110389539 gene encoding uncharacterized protein LOC110389539 produces the protein MAAEEAWTCSICRDVRRDIAYAIPCNHVFCLGCIHRWARLRDSCPLCRMAMKTTRVSVRGENQYVECIVSPPAVPVPAGFGPATGPSSTAASAPPSAPPSPEPVAAEPERVGGLLPDDWAALFRVRRDILDPVLPWLQQELCRNQELGWWKINWLKSMILAFLCQVGPDRDLLVQCAEHALGPTTAPLIDALIGTIESRCSQEARRLLGLEDPSASLEQEDGPEDPSASLEQEDGPEDPSAAQELEGSLAAQSAPATSPPGTVASGSSAGPNVEELPGTSSGALGGGAGEPGPEAAGPSEQGRSRGPSARGRGRKRSAGGPRRPTKRRAGSAQRAPLPCKRRPPRRL, from the coding sequence ATGGCCGCAGAAGAGGCATGGACATGCTCCATCTGCCGTGATGTGCGACGGGACATCGCATACGCGATTCCGTGCAATCACGTGTTCTGCCTCGGCTGCATCCACCGGTGGGCGAGGCTGAGAGACAGCTGCCCACTGTGCCGGATGGCCATGAAGACCACCCGGGTCTCTGTGCGGGGAGAAAACCAATACGTGGAGTGCATCGTCTCCCCGCCCGCAGTGCCAGTGCCCGCTGGCTTTGGCCCCGCCACcggccccagcagcactgcGGCATCTGCTCCACCCTCTGCACCACCGTCCCCTGAGCCGGTGGCCGCGGAGCCGGAGAGAGTGGGCGGCCTCCTGCCAGATGACTGGGCAGCACTTTTCAGGGTGAGACGTGACATCCTCGACCCAgtgctgccctggctgcagcaggagttATGCCGCAACCAGGAGCTTGGCTGGTGGAAGATCAACTGGCTGAAGAGCATGATCCTGGCATTCCTGTGCCAGGTGGGGCCAGACAGGGACCTCCTGGTGCAGTGCGCAGAGCACGCCCTGGGGCCTACCACCGCACCGCTCATCGACGCTCTCATCGGAACCATCGAGAGCCGGTGCAGCCAGGAGGCCCGGAGGCTGCTGGGCCTCGAAGACCCCAGCGCCTCCCTGGAGCAGGAGGACGGCCCTGAAGACCCCAGTGCCTCCCTGGAGCAGGAGGACGGCCCCGAAGACCCCAGCGCTGCCCAGGAGCTGGAGGGCAGCCTCGCGGCCCAGTCCGCTCCCGCCACCTCCCCGCCGGGGACCGTCGCCTCCGGCAGCTCCGCGGGTCCCAACGTGGAGGAGCTCCCCGGCACGTCCAGCGGGGCCCTCGGCGGGGGTGCTGGCGAGCCGGGTCCCGAGGCAGCCGGTCCCTCTGAGCAGGGCCGCAGCCGCGGCCCCTCCGCTCGCGGCCGGGGCAGGAAGCGCTCGGCTGGGGGGCCCCGGCGCCCCACAAAGAGGAGGGCCGGCAGCGCCCAGCGCGCTCCTCTGCCCTGCAAGAGGCGGCCCCCCCGGCGCCTCTAG